TTTTCACATCTGCCTTGAACTGACGGGTGGAGTCTTCGCCGAGGGCGATTTGGGCGAGGAGATCGGTTCGTTTCATATCATCCAGGCCTCCAGGCCATATTCGGCAATCGGTTCCCGGATTTCGTTGGGGCACGGCGCGCCGTGCCCGTACAATTTATCCATTTCCCATTGTGCGGGATTGTTATGGATATATTCCCGAATGCGATTCAATTCCGGTTCATTGCGGACGATGTGTTCCCAATAATTTCGTTGCCATAATTTCATGCCGGGGGTTTGTCGCAATTCGTTGATGTGTTTGGTGACGGCGGATTTGAATGATCGTATGATCGTTGGAACCGAACCGACAATTGGTTGTCCGAATCGTTCCATCGTAGGGGCACGGCGCGCCGTGCCCCTACAGGCGGTGACAACCACAATCCCATGAAAATGATTGGGCATCACCACCCATTCGTCCAATTCGATTTCGTCGCGGATTTCGGCGGTTTTCAACCATTCATCGGCAACCATCCGACCCGCATCGTTCAATCGCATTTCGCCGTTTTCGATTTCCCCGAACAGGCATTCCCGGTTCTGGGTGCAGATGGTGACGAAATAGGCCCCGGCCTGGGAATAATCGTACCCCTGTAGTCGGATGGACCGGCGGTTGCGTTGGGGCGCGGGTTGGGGCACGGCGCGCCGTGCCCGTACACAGCTGGGATCGTGGCTCATACCGCCACCTC
The sequence above is drawn from the Deltaproteobacteria bacterium genome and encodes:
- a CDS encoding transposase is translated as MPQPAPQRNRRSIRLQGYDYSQAGAYFVTICTQNRECLFGEIENGEMRLNDAGRMVADEWLKTAEIRDEIELDEWVVMPNHFHGIVVVTACRGTARRAPTMERFGQPIVGSVPTIIRSFKSAVTKHINELRQTPGMKLWQRNYWEHIVRNEPELNRIREYIHNNPAQWEMDKLYGHGAPCPNEIREPIAEYGLEAWMI